A region of Rhodamnia argentea isolate NSW1041297 chromosome 9, ASM2092103v1, whole genome shotgun sequence DNA encodes the following proteins:
- the LOC115756135 gene encoding thaumatin-like protein 1 — translation MTSILTPMSLTLALLLSSFLTSTHAATFDIVNQCTYTVWAAASPGGGRRLDAGQTWSLIVAPSTVMARIWGRTNCNFDANGQGRCETGDYNRLLNCQGWGSPPNTLAEFALNQPNNLDFLDISLVDGFNIPIDFSPTTSVCRGIRCAADINGQCPAELKAPGGCNNPCTVFKTNEYCCTNGPGSCNATTFSQFFKDRCPDAYSYPQDDPTSTFTCPSGTNYKVTFCP, via the coding sequence ATGACTTCCATCCTCACGCCTATGTCCCTAACCTTGGCCCTTTTGTTGTCCTCCTTCCTCACTTCCACGCATGCAGCAACTTTCGACATAGTCAACCAATGCACATACACCGTTTGGGCGGCCGCATCGCCTGGTGGTGGGCGTCGGCTCGACGCCGGCCAGACGTGGTCCTTGATCGTGGCCCCGAGCACGGTCATGGCGCGCATATGGGGCCGAACCAATTGCAACTTCGACGCCAATGGCCAGGGCCGGTGCGAGACCGGCGACTATAACCGGCTGCTGAATTGCCAGGGCTGGGGAAGCCCGCCCAACACCCTAGCCGAGTTCGCCTTGAACCAGCCCAACAACCTGGACTTCCTGGACATATCGCTTGTCGACGGATTCAACATCCCGATTGACTTCAGCCCCACCACTAGTGTGTGCCGCGGGATTAGGTGTGCGGCTGACATCAACGGCCAGTGCCCGGCGGAGCTGAAGGCCCCCGGCGGCTGCAACAACCCGTGCACGGTGTTCAAGACCAATGAGTATTGTTGCACCAATGGGCCCGGAAGCTGCAACGCTACCACTTTCTCCCAATTCTTCAAGGATAGGTGCCCGGATGCGTATAGCTACCCACAAGATGATCCAACCAGCACATTCACTTGCCCAAGTGGTACCAACTATAAGGTCACATTTTGCCCATAG
- the LOC115756123 gene encoding osmotin-like protein TPM-1, with product MSHQKMSLTLLSVLLLLGLFFTPSHSTTFTVRNDCPYTVWAGASPGGGRRLDHGQTWTLNVPQGTKMARIWGRTNCNFDASGRGHCQTGDCGGVLECKGWGVPPNTLAEYALNQFGNKDFFDISLVDGFNIPIEFSPTKPSSQDKCRSIKCDSNVNGQCPDKLKAPGGCNNPCTVFKSDEYCCTKGKCGPTPYSKYFKNKCPDAYSYPQDDPTSTFTCPGGSTDYRVVFCPGGSSYFPLEMFGSESSE from the coding sequence ATGTCCCACCAGAAGATGTCTCTCACCCTCCTCtcagtcctcctcctcctaggCCTCTTCTTCACACCTTCCCACTCCACCACCTTCACCGTCCGCAACGACTGCCCCTACACCGTCTGGGCGGGCGCCTCCCCAGGTGGCGGCCGCCGCCTCGACCATGGCCAGACGTGGACCCTCAACGTTCCCCAGGGCACCAAAATGGCCCGGATCTGGGGACGCACCAACTGCAACTTCGATGCTAGTGGCCGGGGCCATTGCCAGACGGGCGACTGCGGGGGCGTCCTAGAGTGCAAAGGATGGGGCGTGCCCCCCAACACCCTGGCGGAGTACGCGCTGAACCAGTTCGGCAACAAAGACTTCTTCGACATCTCCCTCGTCGATGGGTTCAACATCCCCATCGAATTTAGCCCCACCAAGCCGTCGTCGCAAGACAAGTGTAGATCGATCAAGTGCGACAGCAACGTCAACGGCCAGTGCCCTGACAAATTGAAGGCCCCCGGTGGGTGCAACAACCCGTGCACGGTGTTCAAGTCTGACGAGTACTGTTGCACCAAGGGCAAGTGTGGTCCGACGCCTTACTCGAAGTATTTCAAGAACAAGTGCCCCGATGCTTATAGCTACCCTCAAGATGATCCCACCAGCACGTTCACTTGTCCCGGCGGGTCCACCGATTATCGCGTTGTGTTCTGCCCGGGTGGGTCGTCTTACTTTCCCTTGGAGATGTTTGGAAGCGAGAGCTCAGAATGA